In the genome of Tannockella kyphosi, one region contains:
- the dapF gene encoding diaminopimelate epimerase has translation MKLHFTKMHAIGNDYIYFDGINQEVPVDKEFISTISDRHKGVGGDGIIVILPSDKYDFRMRMFNIDGSEAMMCGNGIRCFAKFCYDHRLTDKKILSVETKAGLRIVHLLFSNGEVVGARVDMQEPILTAKEVPVIFSKEKMINELMIVDNRKFYVTAVSMGNPHAVIFVDDLNFDIERIGPHFEHHPLFPESVNTEFVQVINKHYVKMRVWERGSGETQACGTGACAVMVASYLLEKTANQVMVGLEGGKLDIEYVDGHVWMEGEAVNVFEGIYTYEKEKEEC, from the coding sequence ATGAAATTACATTTTACAAAAATGCATGCAATTGGTAATGATTATATATATTTTGATGGAATTAACCAAGAAGTACCAGTGGATAAAGAATTCATTAGTACGATTAGTGATCGTCATAAAGGAGTAGGAGGAGACGGTATTATCGTTATTTTGCCTTCTGACAAATATGACTTCCGTATGCGAATGTTTAATATTGATGGTAGTGAAGCAATGATGTGTGGAAATGGAATTCGTTGTTTTGCTAAGTTTTGTTATGATCATCGTTTAACAGATAAAAAGATACTTTCTGTGGAAACAAAGGCAGGATTACGTATTGTTCACTTATTGTTTTCAAATGGAGAGGTAGTTGGTGCTAGAGTTGATATGCAAGAACCAATATTGACTGCAAAAGAAGTTCCTGTTATTTTTTCAAAAGAAAAAATGATTAATGAATTAATGATTGTGGACAATAGAAAGTTCTATGTAACAGCTGTTTCAATGGGGAATCCCCATGCTGTTATCTTTGTTGATGACTTAAATTTTGATATTGAAAGAATAGGTCCACACTTTGAACATCACCCTTTATTTCCAGAATCTGTAAATACAGAGTTTGTTCAAGTGATTAATAAGCACTATGTAAAAATGCGTGTTTGGGAAAGAGGATCTGGTGAAACTCAAGCATGTGGTACTGGAGCTTGTGCTGTTATGGTAGCATCTTATTTGTTGGAAAAAACAGCAAATCAAGTGATGGTAGGATTAGAAGGTGGAAAACTGGATATTGAATATGTTGATGGACATGTTTGGATGGAAGGGGAAGCTGTCAATGTTTTTGAAGGAATTTATACATATGAAAAGGAGAAAGAGGAATGTTAG
- the dapD gene encoding 2,3,4,5-tetrahydropyridine-2,6-dicarboxylate N-acetyltransferase has protein sequence MLVDANEIIKYIGNATKVTPVKLYVNGTDLPKVEGCKCFGDTNSLVIMGDILVIEQYLVDNASKITESHLEYDRRNSAIPLLDTTHINARIEPGVFIRDQVVIEDNAVIMMGAVINIGAVIGEGTMIDMGAILGGRATVGKRCHIGAGTVLAGVIEPPSASPVIVEDDVVIGANAVVIEGVRIGKGAVVGAGSIVTKDVPAGAVVVGNPARIVKDLKDAQTESKTELMDDLRKL, from the coding sequence ATGTTAGTAGATGCAAATGAAATTATTAAATATATTGGAAATGCAACAAAAGTTACACCTGTAAAACTATATGTAAATGGAACTGATTTACCAAAAGTAGAAGGTTGTAAATGTTTTGGAGATACAAATAGTTTAGTTATTATGGGGGATATTTTAGTTATCGAACAATATTTAGTGGATAACGCAAGTAAGATTACAGAATCTCATTTAGAATATGATCGTCGTAATAGTGCGATTCCACTATTAGATACAACGCATATTAATGCCCGCATTGAACCAGGAGTATTTATTCGTGATCAAGTAGTAATAGAAGATAATGCTGTTATTATGATGGGTGCTGTTATCAATATTGGTGCTGTTATTGGAGAAGGTACGATGATTGATATGGGAGCTATTTTAGGTGGCCGTGCTACGGTTGGAAAACGTTGTCATATTGGTGCTGGAACAGTATTAGCAGGGGTTATTGAACCACCTAGTGCTTCACCAGTTATTGTTGAAGATGATGTTGTTATTGGTGCAAATGCTGTTGTTATTGAAGGTGTTCGTATTGGAAAAGGTGCAGTAGTTGGTGCTGGAAGTATTGTTACCAAAGATGTACCAGCTGGTGCTGTTGTAGTTGGTAATCCAGCTCGTATTGTAAAAGATTTAAAAGATGCTCAAACAGAGAGTAAAACAGAATTAATGGATGATTTAAGAAAGTTATAA
- a CDS encoding M20 metallopeptidase family protein — MEDVKTWRQCLHQIPELGLEEFKTTAYLKEVLTSLGYQPIDLLETGVYVFIDNQKETTLAFRSDIDALAIQEANDVEYASTHQGYMHACGHDGHMAALLGFAKKLKESKNDFAHNFLLLFQPAEESPGGAKLVVETGLLLEYNVQAIFGMHLMPFIEEGTIACKSGAFMATNGELDIEIIGKSAHAGLYHQGIDSIVIATQLISQYQTIVSRMLSPFEPSVIHIGNIEGGSARNIVADKTVLKGTIRAFDEKAYQLIADKVLEINKGMEQAYDCTIHCTCPPMYPPVINDENLYLKFKENMIGNYIELKEPFMLAEDFSYYQKEVPGIFFFLGTKTEQYTSGLHTETFNFNETVLEKAIETYYQLACNM, encoded by the coding sequence ATGGAAGATGTAAAAACATGGAGACAATGTTTACATCAAATACCGGAATTAGGCTTAGAAGAATTTAAAACAACAGCCTATTTAAAAGAAGTTCTAACTTCATTAGGGTATCAACCTATTGATTTGCTAGAGACAGGTGTTTATGTGTTCATTGACAACCAAAAAGAAACAACACTAGCTTTTCGTAGTGATATTGATGCTTTAGCAATTCAAGAAGCAAATGATGTAGAATATGCATCGACTCATCAAGGGTATATGCATGCTTGTGGACATGATGGACATATGGCAGCTTTGTTAGGGTTTGCTAAGAAGTTAAAAGAATCAAAAAATGATTTTGCTCATAATTTCTTATTGCTATTTCAGCCTGCTGAAGAGTCTCCAGGAGGAGCTAAATTAGTAGTAGAAACAGGTTTGTTATTAGAATATAATGTTCAAGCTATTTTTGGAATGCATTTAATGCCATTTATTGAAGAAGGAACTATTGCTTGTAAAAGTGGTGCATTTATGGCTACGAATGGAGAATTGGATATTGAGATTATTGGTAAAAGTGCTCATGCTGGATTGTATCATCAAGGTATTGATAGTATTGTGATTGCAACTCAACTAATAAGTCAATATCAAACTATTGTTAGTAGAATGCTTTCCCCATTTGAACCTAGTGTTATTCATATTGGAAATATTGAGGGCGGGAGTGCCCGTAATATTGTAGCTGATAAAACTGTTTTAAAAGGGACTATTCGTGCCTTTGATGAAAAAGCATATCAATTAATTGCCGATAAAGTTTTAGAAATAAATAAAGGAATGGAACAAGCATATGACTGTACAATTCATTGTACATGTCCTCCAATGTATCCTCCTGTTATTAATGATGAAAACTTATATCTAAAATTTAAAGAAAATATGATAGGGAATTATATAGAACTAAAAGAACCATTTATGTTAGCAGAAGACTTTTCTTATTATCAAAAAGAAGTACCAGGAATATTCTTCTTTTTAGGAACAAAAACAGAACAATATACAAGTGGTTTACATACTGAAACATTTAATTTTAATGAAACTGTTTTAGAAAAAGCAATTGAAACATATTACCAGCTAGCTTGTAATATGTAG
- a CDS encoding aspartate aminotransferase family protein — translation MNYLEQSKEVFLHAYGRYDITMDHGKGVYLYDVNGKKYLDFYSGIGVNSFGHAYPLYVEKMQEQLTKVMHVSNYFNTVVSIDAAKVVCETIGMDKIFFTNSGTEATEGALKLARKYYYLKHQKTDSEIISFHQSFHGRSTGALRLTGNEGYQKAFGPLIDGVHHAILNDIESVKTLINERTCAIILEPVQGEGGLTVCKKEFILELRQLCTDHDIVFIFDEVQSGMGRTGTIMTYKQFDITPDIVCMAKGLGAGFPVGAFAANGAIADALQPGDHGTTYGGNPMAGMAVKTVFEILEKENLVEHVALIGKYLEQELNKLVEKYDCIVERRGLGLMQGLVFDHPVGDYIKKAQAKGLIFVSAGANVIRLLPPFIIEEAHVDQFVSILEEIMKEA, via the coding sequence ATGAATTATTTGGAACAATCAAAAGAAGTGTTTTTACACGCTTATGGAAGATATGATATTACTATGGATCATGGAAAAGGTGTTTATTTATATGATGTTAATGGAAAAAAATACTTAGACTTTTATTCTGGAATTGGAGTAAATTCTTTTGGTCATGCTTATCCATTATATGTTGAAAAAATGCAAGAACAATTAACAAAAGTAATGCATGTATCAAATTATTTTAATACAGTTGTTTCTATTGATGCAGCCAAAGTAGTTTGTGAAACAATCGGAATGGATAAAATATTTTTTACTAATTCTGGTACAGAAGCTACGGAAGGTGCTTTAAAATTAGCACGTAAATATTATTATTTAAAACATCAAAAAACAGATAGTGAAATTATTTCTTTTCACCAATCATTTCATGGTCGTTCAACAGGGGCATTACGTTTAACAGGAAATGAAGGGTATCAAAAGGCTTTTGGTCCTTTAATTGATGGTGTTCACCATGCTATATTAAATGATATAGAAAGTGTAAAAACATTAATAAATGAACGTACTTGTGCCATTATCTTAGAACCTGTTCAAGGTGAAGGTGGTTTGACTGTTTGTAAAAAAGAATTTATTTTAGAACTACGTCAATTATGTACAGATCATGATATTGTTTTTATTTTTGATGAAGTTCAATCAGGAATGGGACGTACTGGAACAATTATGACTTATAAGCAATTTGATATTACACCGGATATTGTTTGTATGGCAAAAGGCCTAGGCGCTGGTTTTCCAGTTGGTGCTTTTGCAGCAAATGGAGCAATAGCAGATGCTTTACAACCAGGAGATCATGGAACTACCTATGGTGGTAATCCAATGGCTGGTATGGCTGTCAAAACAGTATTTGAAATATTAGAAAAAGAGAATTTAGTGGAACATGTTGCATTGATTGGGAAATATTTAGAACAAGAGTTAAATAAGCTTGTTGAAAAATATGATTGTATAGTTGAAAGAAGAGGATTGGGTTTAATGCAAGGACTTGTGTTTGATCATCCTGTTGGAGATTATATCAAAAAAGCACAGGCAAAGGGATTAATCTTTGTTAGTGCTGGTGCGAATGTTATTCGTTTGTTACCACCATTTATTATTGAAGAGGCTCATGTTGATCAGTTTGTTTCTATTTTAGAAGAAATTATGAAAGAAGCATAA
- a CDS encoding cysteine peptidase family C39 domain-containing protein: MNKGICYQDDITSCGSACVQMILLHFQRRVELKEIKHYCKNNDNGTSVYGMLQCLKHYHLQSKAYHASLDDIQANGKYPCIVLMLHKDLYHYVVLYKLEKGIVFIKDPGEGYIKMTIKEFEKAYQGTVIMIEEVGIPLEKESFHSIYQFYKEHLKDQKINILKISGFTILVTIGNILLSYYFQIYIDTLLETSLFYFLSITCIFVVIYVIKALLHYGHQICLEYIYKENNEKYILRTMQNMLYLKTSDIQKQKVGTLMNKIKGLSSMTKFMSNLYSVLFIDSVILISVFLVLFYQGRGFALFFIVDMFVMMIITYYLMKRIQKSTRKNIVKEDEVNTVFLEGCENLMNIQQFGYRTFFKEKLQHFYTASQYYEVEKNKDYYLLEFVIELVIQGSMYIMMIYCYFLFRQDMISVGKIFFIYMLISYCMEPMVEIVSLFLEWKQQTIIFSRYKDLLPNKQHKTKKIKKIVSLECNYISYSYDYHRTIFSKYDILIDKSIILSGENGCGKTTLCHLLMGFDQVDSGEVLINGINIQEIDQASLYKRMIYLHKNPAFFHETVLFNIIGYRQELRESAIELLQLFQSNDIIEKLDLIMDSDNFSSGQLQLIMLVRAFVINPDVLILDEATSNVDKIKEKLIFDYLETKQENMIIILISHHTKLVNLDFEYVIINKIQKEVGETNGN; encoded by the coding sequence ATGAATAAAGGAATATGTTATCAAGATGATATAACGAGTTGCGGTAGTGCTTGTGTGCAAATGATTTTACTTCATTTTCAAAGAAGAGTAGAGTTAAAAGAAATAAAACATTATTGTAAGAATAATGATAATGGGACAAGTGTATATGGAATGTTACAGTGTTTAAAACACTATCATTTACAAAGCAAAGCTTATCATGCTTCATTAGATGATATTCAAGCAAACGGGAAATACCCTTGTATTGTTTTAATGCTTCACAAAGATTTATATCATTATGTTGTTTTGTATAAACTAGAAAAAGGAATAGTTTTTATAAAAGATCCTGGAGAAGGTTATATTAAGATGACGATAAAAGAGTTTGAAAAAGCATATCAAGGGACAGTTATTATGATAGAAGAAGTAGGTATTCCATTAGAAAAAGAATCTTTTCATTCTATTTATCAATTTTATAAAGAACATTTAAAAGATCAAAAAATAAATATCTTAAAAATATCTGGATTTACTATCTTAGTAACAATAGGAAATATATTATTATCTTATTATTTTCAAATATATATAGATACTTTGTTAGAAACGTCACTATTTTATTTTTTAAGTATAACGTGTATCTTTGTTGTAATTTATGTTATAAAGGCATTATTACATTATGGTCATCAAATATGTTTAGAGTATATTTATAAAGAAAATAATGAAAAGTATATTTTACGGACAATGCAAAATATGCTATATCTAAAAACAAGTGATATCCAAAAACAAAAAGTAGGAACTTTAATGAACAAAATAAAGGGCTTATCTTCGATGACAAAATTTATGAGTAATTTATATAGTGTTTTGTTTATTGATAGTGTCATCTTAATTAGTGTTTTTCTAGTCCTTTTTTATCAAGGGAGGGGCTTTGCGTTATTTTTTATAGTAGATATGTTTGTTATGATGATTATTACTTATTATTTAATGAAAAGAATACAAAAAAGTACTCGTAAAAATATTGTAAAAGAAGATGAAGTGAATACTGTATTTTTAGAAGGTTGTGAGAATTTGATGAATATTCAACAATTTGGATATCGTACTTTTTTTAAAGAAAAGCTTCAGCATTTTTATACTGCTAGTCAATATTATGAAGTGGAAAAAAATAAAGATTATTATTTATTAGAGTTCGTCATAGAATTAGTAATCCAGGGAAGTATGTATATCATGATGATTTATTGTTATTTCTTATTTCGTCAAGATATGATTAGTGTTGGTAAGATTTTCTTTATTTATATGTTGATAAGTTATTGTATGGAACCAATGGTAGAAATTGTCTCTTTGTTTTTAGAATGGAAACAACAAACTATTATTTTTTCAAGATACAAAGATTTACTTCCTAATAAACAACATAAGACAAAGAAAATAAAAAAGATTGTTAGTTTAGAGTGTAATTACATAAGTTATAGTTACGATTATCATAGAACTATCTTTTCTAAGTATGATATCCTGATTGATAAGTCCATTATACTTAGTGGAGAAAATGGTTGTGGTAAAACTACATTATGTCATTTGTTAATGGGATTTGATCAAGTAGATAGTGGAGAAGTGCTGATTAATGGGATCAATATACAAGAGATTGATCAAGCAAGTTTGTATAAAAGGATGATTTATTTACATAAAAATCCAGCTTTTTTTCATGAAACAGTCTTGTTTAATATCATTGGTTATCGTCAAGAGTTACGTGAAAGTGCTATTGAGTTATTGCAACTATTTCAAAGTAATGATATTATAGAAAAACTGGATTTAATAATGGATAGTGATAACTTTTCAAGTGGACAATTACAGTTAATCATGCTAGTCCGTGCTTTCGTTATTAATCCAGATGTTTTAATACTAGATGAAGCTACTAGTAATGTAGATAAAATAAAGGAAAAGCTTATATTTGACTATTTAGAAACGAAACAAGAAAATATGATTATAATACTGATAAGTCATCATACAAAGTTAGTGAATCTTGACTTTGAATATGTTATAATTAATAAAATTCAAAAAGAAGTAGGAGAGACCAATGGAAATTGA
- the ybeY gene encoding rRNA maturation RNase YbeY has product MEIDLAYLDEDNLLSTNYQEIYENIIREACNHLQLVDDLELSCIIVDDHKIHEINKEYRNIDRSTDVISFALEDNEQFYCPGQPRCLGDIFISNEHAISQAKEYNHTLDREMCFLFTHGLLHLLGYDHMEEKEEQEMIALQKIILDKVGMERV; this is encoded by the coding sequence ATGGAAATTGATTTAGCGTATTTAGATGAAGATAATTTATTATCTACTAATTATCAAGAAATATATGAAAATATTATTCGTGAAGCTTGCAATCATCTACAGTTAGTAGATGATTTAGAACTATCTTGTATTATTGTAGATGATCATAAAATTCATGAAATTAATAAAGAATATCGAAACATTGATCGTTCTACCGATGTTATTAGTTTTGCTTTAGAAGATAATGAACAATTTTATTGTCCAGGTCAGCCTAGGTGTTTAGGAGATATATTTATTTCAAATGAACATGCGATTAGTCAAGCTAAGGAATACAATCATACATTAGATCGAGAAATGTGTTTTTTGTTTACTCATGGACTATTGCATCTATTAGGTTATGATCATATGGAAGAAAAAGAAGAACAAGAAATGATTGCGTTACAAAAGATAATATTAGATAAAGTAGGAATGGAGAGAGTATAA
- the cdd gene encoding cytidine deaminase produces MDYQDLMNRALEARKNAYNPYSNYGVGACVALKDGTFIVGANIENAAYGSTMCAERNAIYATYSQGYRRNDILAIAIAGKGDDVCTPCGACRQVLAELLDKHTPVILSNEEKYIVTNMEELLPRMFTGEFL; encoded by the coding sequence ATGGACTATCAAGATTTAATGAATAGAGCACTAGAAGCAAGAAAAAATGCATATAATCCTTATTCTAACTATGGTGTTGGTGCTTGTGTAGCGTTAAAAGATGGCACTTTTATTGTTGGGGCCAATATTGAAAATGCAGCCTATGGATCAACAATGTGTGCAGAACGTAATGCGATTTATGCAACATATAGCCAAGGATATCGTAGAAATGATATTCTCGCAATTGCAATAGCTGGCAAAGGAGATGATGTTTGTACACCTTGTGGAGCATGTCGTCAAGTCTTAGCAGAATTGTTAGATAAACATACACCAGTTATTTTATCAAATGAAGAAAAATATATTGTTACGAATATGGAAGAATTATTACCAAGAATGTTTACAGGAGAATTTTTATAA
- the era gene encoding GTPase Era, giving the protein MFKSGFISIVGRPNVGKSTLLNGILETKLAIMSDVAQTTRNTIQGIYTDEQSQMIFMDTPGIHKPQDRLGTFMNSTALNSIFGVDVVLFMAPCNEAIGKGDKFILERLKEADGPVFLILSKIDLLPREKVMEKLQEWTSLYDFKEIIPISSLENNNITTLLDVIKQYLPEGHMYYPKDQMTDHPERFVMAEFIREKILYFTREEVPHSVAIVIERMQVAEDGVMEIYATIVVDRQSQKGIIVGKQGAMIQKIRKNAKRDMTRFLQTQVHLELFVKVERDWRNKEKYLKEFGYNEDDY; this is encoded by the coding sequence ATGTTTAAATCAGGATTTATTAGTATTGTAGGGAGACCTAACGTAGGAAAATCAACTTTATTGAATGGTATTTTAGAAACGAAATTAGCGATTATGTCAGATGTTGCACAGACTACTAGAAATACGATTCAAGGAATATATACAGATGAACAATCACAAATGATTTTTATGGATACACCAGGTATCCATAAACCTCAAGATCGATTGGGAACTTTTATGAACTCAACTGCATTAAATAGTATTTTTGGAGTAGATGTTGTCTTGTTTATGGCACCATGTAATGAGGCTATAGGAAAAGGCGATAAGTTTATTTTGGAAAGACTAAAAGAAGCAGATGGTCCAGTATTTTTGATTTTATCAAAAATAGATTTGTTACCAAGAGAAAAAGTAATGGAAAAATTACAAGAATGGACTTCGTTATATGATTTTAAAGAGATTATTCCAATAAGTTCTTTGGAAAATAACAATATTACTACTTTATTAGATGTAATTAAACAATATTTACCAGAAGGACATATGTATTATCCAAAAGATCAAATGACAGATCATCCAGAACGTTTTGTAATGGCTGAGTTTATTCGTGAAAAGATTTTATATTTTACAAGAGAAGAAGTACCACATAGTGTTGCTATTGTGATTGAAAGAATGCAAGTAGCAGAAGATGGGGTGATGGAGATATATGCAACCATTGTTGTAGATCGTCAAAGTCAAAAAGGGATTATCGTAGGGAAACAAGGTGCGATGATTCAAAAAATCCGTAAAAATGCAAAAAGAGATATGACTCGTTTTTTACAGACACAAGTTCATTTAGAGTTGTTTGTAAAAGTAGAACGTGATTGGAGAAATAAGGAGAAATACTTAAAAGAATTTGGTTATAACGAAGATGACTACTAA
- the recO gene encoding DNA repair protein RecO → MTTKQSEVVEGFVLKSTPYKERDVLLQVYTKEYGKITIHARGIQSPKSKNRAACLTLTLSQFTIIYKEGISSLVKASIIHEYRILKQSIELEIFASFILEYLLVMTESHEPDSDIYQNAFIAFEKLEQGYSYYLIYALFIAFILRIHGCSLVVDGCIECGRKDHLTRISYSGGFVCEECATKFDKPYDLDVLRAFRYINLCPMDKVDCLDMEEAIILEVAKTMQQFLDEFSGINFKTKKFIKSLLI, encoded by the coding sequence ATGACTACTAAACAAAGTGAAGTAGTCGAAGGTTTTGTTTTAAAGAGTACTCCTTATAAAGAAAGAGATGTTTTATTACAAGTATATACCAAGGAATATGGGAAAATAACAATTCATGCAAGAGGTATTCAAAGTCCTAAAAGTAAAAATAGAGCAGCTTGTTTAACCTTAACTTTGTCACAATTTACGATTATTTATAAAGAAGGTATTTCTAGTTTGGTAAAAGCTAGTATTATTCATGAATATCGTATTTTAAAACAAAGTATTGAATTGGAAATTTTTGCTAGTTTTATCTTAGAGTATTTATTAGTAATGACAGAAAGTCATGAACCAGACAGTGATATTTATCAAAATGCTTTTATAGCTTTTGAAAAGTTAGAACAAGGTTATTCCTATTATTTGATTTATGCACTATTTATTGCTTTTATTTTACGTATTCATGGTTGTTCATTAGTGGTGGATGGTTGCATAGAATGTGGAAGAAAGGATCATTTGACTAGAATTAGTTATAGTGGTGGTTTTGTTTGTGAAGAGTGTGCAACTAAGTTTGATAAACCTTATGATTTAGATGTTTTAAGAGCTTTTCGTTATATCAACTTATGTCCTATGGATAAAGTAGACTGTTTAGATATGGAGGAAGCAATTATTTTAGAAGTTGCAAAAACAATGCAACAGTTTTTAGATGAGTTTAGTGGTATAAATTTTAAAACTAAAAAATTTATAAAATCACTTTTAATTTAG
- a CDS encoding YgiQ family radical SAM protein, with translation MQNFLPTNKQEMEERGWSQPDFVYISGDAYVDHPSFGAAIICKVLESRGFKVCFLAQPDWHSVEEFQQFGKPRLGFLISSGNIDSMVNHYTVSKKRRHKDLYTPGSEGFKRPDRAVIVYSQMARQAFKDATIIIGGVEASLRRLAHYDYWDDKVRKSIIIDANADLLLYGMGENSIIEVAEALDSGLEPKYLTYLDGIVYKTKSIDHLEKPIMLPSYKEICESKENYAKSFLQQYLNTDHFVAKVLVESYSGWYVVQNRPNRPLTQREFDRAYSLDYARDYHPSYKAIGHVPAIDEVKFSLISNRGCFGSCNFCALTFHQGRQMQARSHESLLSEASKMVWEPDFKGYIHDVGGPTANFRQPSCQKQVKHGTCPTKQCLWPKPCKSLNVTHQDYKELLDKLTQLPNVKKVFVRSGIRYDYLMYDKDETFFRSLVKNHISGQLKVAPEHISDRVLSKMGKPARGLYEEFVEKYYKINAEYGKNQYLVPYLMSSHPGSDIHAAIELAEYLRDIKHQPEQVQDFYPTPGTLSTAMYYTELDPRDMTPVYVPKTQKEKAMQRALIQYKNPKNYDLVLNALKLAKREDLIGHGKNCLIAPRKNKYHENRSYQSKNNQQNYRKKR, from the coding sequence ATGCAAAATTTTTTACCTACAAATAAACAAGAAATGGAAGAAAGAGGATGGAGTCAACCAGACTTTGTTTATATTTCAGGAGATGCTTATGTAGATCATCCTTCTTTTGGGGCGGCTATTATTTGTAAAGTCTTAGAAAGTAGAGGCTTTAAGGTGTGCTTTCTTGCTCAACCAGATTGGCACTCTGTAGAAGAGTTTCAACAATTTGGAAAACCTAGGTTAGGATTTTTAATTTCTTCTGGTAATATTGATTCAATGGTGAATCATTATACGGTAAGTAAAAAAAGAAGACATAAAGATTTGTATACGCCAGGTAGTGAAGGGTTTAAAAGACCGGATAGAGCAGTTATCGTATATAGTCAGATGGCACGACAAGCTTTTAAGGATGCTACTATTATTATTGGTGGGGTTGAAGCGAGTTTAAGACGTTTGGCACATTATGATTATTGGGATGATAAGGTTAGAAAATCAATTATTATTGATGCAAACGCTGATTTGTTATTATATGGTATGGGTGAAAATAGTATTATTGAGGTGGCAGAAGCGTTAGATAGTGGCTTAGAACCTAAATATTTAACTTATTTAGATGGAATTGTTTATAAAACAAAATCAATTGATCATCTCGAAAAACCAATTATGTTACCTAGTTATAAAGAAATTTGTGAAAGCAAAGAAAATTATGCAAAATCATTTTTACAACAATATTTAAATACAGACCATTTTGTAGCTAAAGTATTAGTAGAATCTTATTCAGGATGGTATGTAGTTCAAAATAGACCGAATCGTCCATTAACACAAAGAGAATTTGATCGTGCTTATTCTTTAGATTATGCTCGTGACTATCATCCGAGTTATAAAGCAATAGGGCATGTTCCAGCAATTGATGAAGTTAAATTTTCTTTAATTAGTAATCGTGGTTGTTTTGGATCGTGTAATTTTTGTGCATTAACGTTCCATCAAGGCAGACAAATGCAAGCTAGATCTCATGAGTCATTGTTATCAGAGGCATCAAAAATGGTTTGGGAACCTGATTTTAAGGGATATATTCATGATGTTGGTGGGCCTACTGCAAACTTTAGACAGCCTAGCTGTCAAAAACAAGTGAAGCATGGTACTTGTCCAACAAAACAGTGTTTATGGCCAAAACCATGTAAAAGCCTAAATGTGACACATCAAGATTACAAAGAACTTTTAGATAAATTGACGCAATTACCAAATGTAAAAAAAGTATTCGTTCGTTCTGGTATTCGTTATGATTATCTAATGTATGATAAAGATGAAACATTCTTCCGTTCTTTAGTAAAGAACCATATTAGTGGACAACTTAAAGTTGCACCGGAACATATTAGTGATCGTGTTTTATCTAAAATGGGGAAACCAGCTAGAGGATTATATGAAGAATTTGTTGAGAAATATTATAAAATAAATGCTGAATATGGTAAAAATCAATATTTAGTACCTTATTTAATGTCTTCTCATCCAGGTAGTGATATTCATGCAGCAATTGAATTAGCTGAATATTTACGAGATATTAAACATCAACCAGAACAGGTTCAAGATTTTTATCCAACCCCTGGAACATTATCAACAGCAATGTATTACACAGAATTAGATCCACGTGATATGACACCGGTATACGTACCTAAAACACAAAAAGAAAAAGCAATGCAACGAGCATTAATTCAATATAAAAATCCTAAGAACTATGATTTAGTACTTAATGCTTTGAAATTAGCAAAACGTGAAGATTTAATCGGTCATGGTAAAAATTGTTTAATTGCACCGAGAAAAAACAAATATCATGAAAATCGTTCTTATCAATCAAAGAATAATCAACAAAACTATCGTAAAAAACGCTAG